Proteins encoded in a region of the Deltaproteobacteria bacterium genome:
- the rpsF gene encoding 30S ribosomal protein S6 translates to MTRYEELLLLSPELGMDECRDIVANLTAVAEREGGKVVKVDDWGIKDTAYPVRKFNRGHYIRMEMEMPGKAVAELERNVRITDGIFKFITVRLAETTEEA, encoded by the coding sequence ATGACAAGGTATGAGGAATTGCTCCTGTTGAGTCCGGAGCTGGGCATGGATGAGTGCCGCGATATCGTGGCCAACCTGACCGCCGTCGCCGAGCGCGAGGGTGGCAAGGTTGTCAAGGTTGATGACTGGGGTATCAAGGATACCGCATACCCGGTTCGCAAGTTCAACCGTGGCCATTATATCCGCATGGAAATGGAAATGCCGGGCAAGGCCGTGGCGGAACTTGAACGCAACGTCCGTATCACCGACGGTATTTTCAAATTCATCACCGTGCGACTCGCCGAGACCACCGAGGAGGCCTAA